One stretch of Saccharomonospora xinjiangensis XJ-54 DNA includes these proteins:
- a CDS encoding bifunctional riboflavin kinase/FAD synthetase: MQRWRGVTDLPGDWGRCVVTIGVFDGVHKGHQALISRTVEVARQRGLPSVVLTFDPHPAEVVRPGSHPAQLTTLTRKAELVEQLGVDVFAVLPFTVELSRLSPDEFVHEILVDRLHAATVIVGENFRFGHKAAGTVETLKTLGRRFGFTAHEAGLQGHSSPEDGEHTEITYSSTYVRSCIDAGEVVAAAEALGRPHRLEGIVVRGEGRGRDLGYPTANLSLPRFAAVPADGVYACWFVPQGAGGKRLPSAVSVGTNPTFSGRERTVEAYVLDFDSDLYGQHVALDFVRRLRGQIAFDTPDALVAEIDKDVLRTRQALGA; this comes from the coding sequence GTGCAGCGATGGCGTGGTGTGACGGACCTTCCCGGCGATTGGGGCCGGTGCGTGGTGACGATCGGAGTGTTCGACGGTGTCCACAAGGGGCACCAGGCGCTGATCTCCCGCACCGTGGAGGTCGCTCGGCAACGAGGGCTGCCGAGCGTGGTCCTCACCTTCGACCCGCATCCGGCCGAGGTCGTGCGTCCCGGCAGCCATCCCGCTCAGCTCACGACGCTGACGCGCAAAGCCGAACTGGTCGAGCAACTCGGTGTCGATGTCTTCGCCGTCCTGCCGTTCACCGTGGAGCTGTCGCGGCTGAGCCCCGACGAGTTCGTGCACGAGATCCTCGTCGATCGGCTGCACGCCGCCACGGTGATCGTCGGCGAGAACTTCCGGTTCGGGCACAAGGCCGCGGGCACGGTGGAGACGCTGAAGACGCTGGGGCGGCGGTTCGGGTTCACGGCGCACGAAGCAGGCTTGCAGGGCCACTCGTCGCCGGAGGACGGCGAGCACACCGAGATCACCTACTCGTCCACGTACGTGCGGTCGTGCATCGACGCCGGTGAGGTGGTAGCCGCGGCCGAGGCACTCGGCAGGCCGCACCGGCTCGAGGGCATTGTCGTGCGCGGTGAAGGACGTGGACGCGACCTCGGCTACCCGACAGCCAACCTCTCGCTGCCCCGCTTCGCCGCCGTGCCCGCGGACGGGGTGTACGCCTGCTGGTTCGTTCCGCAAGGCGCGGGCGGCAAGCGGCTGCCCTCGGCCGTCTCGGTGGGTACCAACCCCACCTTCTCGGGGCGCGAACGCACGGTGGAGGCGTACGTGCTCGATTTCGACAGCGACCTGTACGGGCAGCACGTCGCCCTGGACTTCGTGCGGCGGCTGCGGGGCCAGATCGCCTTCGACACCCCGGACGCGCTCGTCGCCGAGATCGACAAGGATGTGCTGCGCACCAGGCAGGCACTGGGGGCGTGA
- a CDS encoding MFS transporter, with protein MPSRPATTAPASPLTSWLIWLTAAVVYLLAVFHRTSLGVAGLDAAERFGVGSAALATFTVLQIGVYAAMQVPTGVLVDRFGPRRVLTGALLFLGLGQVLLALAQTYAVALVARGVLGLGDALTFVSVLRLAANHFPGRQYMLVTALTGTLGFLGNLAATLPLTLLLAGPGWTPTFLAAGLVTLAFTAAVTLRVRDTPSHRTAASPSVSMSEVVAQLREAVRVPGTRLGFWTHFSAPFSQNVMVLLWGLPFLVDGQGYPATTASSLLAVFVVGAMVGGPVLGGFVGRRPELRMPLAVTYLATVGVTWAVLLGWPGQVPVAVLVPAFTVLSFGGPFSTIGFALARDYNPISRVGTATGIVNVGGFVATTVVALAVGVLLEVTGGDYRIALLTMPVVLAVGAWRMSVWWLRARAAVFAAEERGEPVPVRLRRHRWDAAGVSLERTPSAA; from the coding sequence TTGCCGTCCCGACCTGCCACGACCGCGCCCGCCTCGCCGCTGACGTCGTGGTTGATCTGGTTGACAGCCGCCGTCGTCTACCTGCTCGCCGTTTTCCACCGCACCTCGCTCGGGGTCGCGGGTCTCGACGCCGCCGAACGATTCGGCGTCGGCTCCGCCGCTCTGGCCACGTTCACCGTCTTGCAGATCGGTGTGTACGCGGCCATGCAGGTCCCCACCGGAGTGCTGGTTGACCGGTTCGGGCCCCGCAGGGTCCTCACCGGCGCTCTGCTTTTCCTGGGGCTCGGGCAGGTGCTGCTCGCGCTCGCCCAGACCTACGCCGTCGCGCTCGTCGCGCGCGGTGTGCTCGGGCTCGGTGACGCCCTGACGTTCGTCTCGGTGTTGCGCCTTGCCGCCAACCACTTCCCCGGCAGGCAGTACATGCTCGTCACCGCGTTGACGGGCACCCTCGGTTTCCTCGGTAACCTCGCCGCCACTCTGCCACTGACGCTGCTGCTCGCGGGGCCAGGCTGGACACCCACCTTCCTCGCGGCAGGGTTGGTGACGCTGGCGTTCACCGCGGCGGTCACCCTGCGCGTGCGGGACACACCGTCCCACCGCACGGCGGCCTCGCCGTCGGTGTCGATGTCGGAAGTCGTGGCACAGCTGCGGGAGGCGGTGCGGGTTCCCGGCACCAGGCTCGGGTTCTGGACGCACTTCTCGGCGCCGTTCTCCCAGAACGTCATGGTGCTGCTGTGGGGACTGCCGTTCCTCGTTGACGGGCAGGGCTATCCGGCCACGACGGCGAGTTCGCTGCTGGCGGTGTTCGTCGTGGGCGCGATGGTCGGTGGTCCCGTGCTCGGCGGGTTCGTCGGGCGAAGGCCGGAGCTACGGATGCCACTCGCGGTCACCTACCTCGCGACGGTCGGGGTGACGTGGGCGGTGCTGCTCGGCTGGCCCGGTCAGGTGCCGGTCGCCGTGCTGGTGCCCGCGTTCACGGTCCTCTCATTCGGCGGGCCGTTCTCCACGATCGGGTTCGCGCTCGCCCGCGACTACAACCCGATCTCCCGGGTCGGCACGGCCACCGGGATCGTCAACGTGGGAGGGTTCGTCGCCACCACCGTGGTGGCGCTGGCCGTCGGCGTGCTGCTGGAGGTCACGGGTGGCGACTACCGGATCGCGCTGCTGACGATGCCGGTCGTGCTCGCCGTCGGTGCGTGGCGGATGAGTGTGTGGTGGCTGCGGGCTCGGGCGGCCGTGTTCGCGGCGGAGGAGCGGGGCGAGCCGGTTCCCGTGCGGTTGCGCAGGCACCGCTGGGACGCGGCCGGCGTCTCTCTCGAACGCACGCCGTCGGCGGCCTGA
- the truB gene encoding tRNA pseudouridine(55) synthase TruB, with translation MSALAPSPGLLIIDKPGGMTSHDVVAKVRRFLRTRKVGHAGTLDPMATGVLVLGIERATKLLGHLALDRKTYLATIALGAATTTDDAEGEVISRADGQAVAAVSDAEIEAGIAALTGDILQKPSAVSAIKVGGKRAYAMVRAGEDVDLPARPVSVYRFDLRATRRDAGSLELDVMVDCSSGTYVRALARDLGAALGVGGHLAALRRTSAGPFTLAKARTLDDVEREPGLSLTLAEAVAAAFPRADVDASSAAAIRHGQRVPATGLSGTYGVFAPDGRVLALAEDAGHTARPVVVLDPA, from the coding sequence GTGTCTGCCCTCGCTCCCTCTCCCGGACTGCTGATCATCGACAAACCCGGGGGGATGACGTCCCACGACGTCGTCGCCAAGGTTCGCCGGTTCCTGCGCACCCGCAAGGTCGGTCACGCGGGAACGCTCGATCCCATGGCCACCGGAGTGCTCGTGCTCGGCATCGAGCGTGCCACCAAGCTGCTCGGCCACCTCGCGCTCGACCGCAAGACCTACCTCGCCACGATCGCGCTCGGCGCGGCGACCACGACCGACGACGCCGAAGGAGAGGTCATCTCCCGCGCGGACGGCCAGGCCGTCGCCGCTGTCTCCGACGCCGAGATCGAGGCCGGGATCGCCGCGCTCACCGGTGACATCCTCCAGAAACCCAGCGCGGTGAGCGCGATCAAGGTCGGAGGGAAGCGGGCGTACGCCATGGTGCGCGCGGGCGAGGACGTGGACCTTCCCGCGAGGCCCGTCAGCGTGTACCGCTTCGATCTGCGGGCCACCCGCAGGGACGCCGGAAGCCTCGAACTCGACGTGATGGTGGACTGCTCGTCGGGTACCTACGTGCGCGCGCTGGCCCGTGACCTCGGTGCCGCGCTGGGTGTCGGTGGTCACCTCGCCGCGTTGCGGCGTACGTCCGCGGGCCCGTTCACGCTGGCGAAGGCTCGCACCCTCGACGACGTCGAGCGCGAACCCGGCCTGTCGCTGACTCTTGCCGAGGCGGTGGCGGCGGCCTTTCCCCGCGCGGACGTGGACGCGTCGTCGGCCGCCGCGATCCGGCACGGGCAGCGGGTCCCCGCGACCGGGCTCTCCGGAACCTACGGCGTGTTCGCGCCGGACGGCCGTGTGCTCGCGCTGGCCGAGGACGCGGGGCACACCGCGCGGCCGGTGGTCGTGCTCGACCCCGCGTAA
- a CDS encoding 2'-5' RNA ligase family protein — MAERARLFSAVIPPPGVVTALHRELRQAGHRRSPGLRWTTRARWHITLGFYGTDLIEQRAEWLRTRLAGLAAPVVRIEGAGSFRGVLWMGVRGRGLDEVAAAARPDGENRPYIAHLTLALARRGTWAQERRTQSVIERWRTSLAEVRSPEWAATEVVLMRSEPSREPGGAPLYSVVTRFALDAPG, encoded by the coding sequence GTGGCGGAGCGGGCTCGGCTGTTCAGCGCGGTGATACCGCCGCCAGGGGTGGTCACCGCCCTCCACCGTGAACTGCGGCAGGCCGGGCATCGCCGCTCGCCGGGATTGCGGTGGACCACGAGGGCCCGGTGGCACATCACCCTCGGCTTCTACGGAACGGATCTGATCGAGCAGCGGGCCGAGTGGTTGAGGACGCGGCTGGCCGGGCTCGCGGCGCCGGTGGTGCGGATCGAGGGGGCGGGATCGTTCCGCGGAGTACTGTGGATGGGGGTGCGGGGGCGCGGCCTCGACGAGGTGGCGGCGGCCGCGAGACCCGATGGCGAGAACCGCCCTTACATCGCCCACCTCACGCTGGCACTGGCCCGGCGCGGGACGTGGGCCCAAGAACGCAGAACCCAGTCGGTGATCGAGCGGTGGCGCACGAGTCTCGCGGAGGTCCGGAGCCCGGAATGGGCCGCGACCGAGGTGGTGCTGATGCGCAGCGAGCCGTCCCGCGAGCCCGGCGGTGCGCCGCTCTACAGCGTGGTCACCCGGTTCGCGCTCGACGCGCCCGGGTGA
- a CDS encoding TRM11 family SAM-dependent methyltransferase, which translates to MPEHAILILPSANRVYTDTAPALVQAELSAFAPVLSTPVTATGIRAMGGVDYVTMDTSAPLSGTDLALLSNISSAYALFEVTGELLRPLPMTPAARFDSDLLTIQKYPGKTNEQFTQFVLNLTVLASRWAKEAFSTPLHVLDPLCGRGTTLNQAMMYGYDATGVEVSAKDFEAYERFIKTWLRGKRLKHTAQSGVLRRHRTRLGQRLEIEYAATKEEYRAGEVRDLVYYNTDTLRTDELVRPESAHLIVTDAPYGVQHGSRGEDESLARSPRDLLAAAIPGWTRVLRPGGAMGISYNTHVLRRSDLVDVVERAGLTVVTGPGYDDLAHRVDQAIVRDVLVARK; encoded by the coding sequence ATGCCCGAGCACGCGATCCTCATCCTTCCCTCAGCCAACCGCGTCTACACCGACACCGCGCCCGCCCTGGTCCAGGCCGAACTGTCCGCGTTCGCCCCGGTTCTGTCCACCCCGGTGACCGCCACCGGCATTCGCGCGATGGGCGGTGTCGATTACGTCACGATGGACACGTCGGCGCCGCTGTCCGGCACCGATCTGGCGCTGCTGTCCAACATCTCGTCCGCGTACGCGCTCTTCGAGGTCACGGGCGAGCTGCTGCGGCCACTGCCGATGACCCCGGCCGCACGCTTCGACTCCGACCTGCTGACCATCCAGAAATACCCGGGCAAGACCAACGAGCAGTTCACGCAGTTCGTGCTCAACCTCACCGTGCTGGCATCACGCTGGGCGAAGGAGGCGTTCAGCACGCCGCTGCACGTGCTCGACCCGCTGTGCGGCAGGGGGACAACGCTGAACCAGGCCATGATGTACGGCTACGACGCCACCGGCGTCGAGGTCTCGGCGAAGGACTTCGAGGCGTACGAGCGGTTCATCAAGACGTGGCTGCGCGGCAAGCGGCTCAAGCACACCGCGCAGTCGGGTGTGCTGCGGCGCCATCGGACGCGGCTCGGTCAGCGGCTGGAGATCGAGTACGCGGCGACCAAGGAGGAGTACCGGGCGGGCGAGGTGCGCGACCTCGTCTACTACAACACCGACACGTTGCGCACCGACGAGCTGGTGCGACCCGAGTCGGCGCACCTGATCGTCACCGACGCGCCGTACGGTGTCCAGCACGGCAGCCGGGGTGAGGACGAGTCACTGGCCCGCAGCCCGCGCGACCTGCTCGCGGCGGCGATCCCCGGTTGGACGAGGGTGCTGCGTCCCGGCGGGGCGATGGGGATCTCCTACAACACCCACGTGCTGCGCCGCTCCGATCTCGTGGACGTGGTCGAACGCGCGGGGCTCACCGTCGTCACCGGACCCGGCTACGACGATCTCGCACACCGCGTCGATCAGGCGATCGTGCGGGACGTGCTCGTCGCGAGGAAGTAG
- a CDS encoding helix-turn-helix domain-containing protein, with product MDDHKIVQRNIALQREWYGEPLGDRVRRLVVAFDVSQAYLAEVLGISAPMLSQVMSGRRAKIGNPVVLARLIMLERKVLTPDVAAGSKEAIRAALEDVKASRPTVNRDNFPVGTGPDETAVLTALREIAEDESLLEAAERLDADFPAIADLLRRAGKAQ from the coding sequence GTGGATGACCACAAGATCGTCCAGCGGAACATCGCGTTGCAGCGCGAGTGGTACGGCGAACCACTCGGTGATCGGGTGCGCAGACTTGTGGTCGCCTTCGACGTCTCGCAGGCCTACCTCGCCGAGGTCCTCGGCATCAGCGCACCCATGCTCAGCCAGGTGATGAGCGGGCGGCGCGCCAAGATCGGCAACCCGGTCGTTCTCGCCAGGCTCATCATGCTCGAACGCAAGGTGCTCACACCGGATGTCGCGGCGGGCAGCAAGGAGGCCATCAGGGCCGCTCTCGAGGACGTCAAGGCGTCGCGGCCCACGGTGAACCGGGACAATTTCCCCGTGGGGACCGGCCCCGACGAGACCGCCGTGCTCACCGCCCTGCGCGAGATCGCGGAGGACGAGAGCCTGCTGGAGGCCGCCGAACGTCTCGACGCCGACTTCCCGGCCATCGCCGATCTCCTGCGCAGGGCGGGGAAGGCGCAGTAG
- a CDS encoding M16 family metallopeptidase, producing the protein MAPQIAGHLQPVGSTHTLDAESAVRRTVLPGGLRVITESVPGVRSATLGLWVGIGSRDEQPTVAGAAHYLEHLLFKGTRRRDATRIAEEIDAVGGEMNAFTSKEHTCFYAQVLDEDLELAMDLITDVVFQATCADAHVDTERRVVLEEIAMRDDDPEDLLQEMFAETIMPRHPLGRSVLGTEQSVTEMTPSSLRGFYRRRYRPHRMVLAVAGNVEHDDVVRLVRSALRDRLSGSEAPAPPRAGRARFGRSPRVALHSDDTEQAHLMLGVRVPGRHDERRYTLSVLNAALGGGMSSRLFQEIRERRGLAYQVYSSVAGYADAGHLDVYVGCQPDRLGEVAGVVGEVLADVAEHGLTEAEVARAKGQLRGGLVLGLEDTASRMFRLGKNELNYGQYQSVDDTVARIDAVTAQDVASLARTLLRRPGGRSASAVVGPYAHTDELPDELHEVMA; encoded by the coding sequence ATGGCTCCACAGATCGCCGGACATCTGCAACCCGTCGGTTCCACCCACACTCTCGACGCGGAGTCGGCCGTCAGGCGCACCGTGTTGCCCGGAGGGCTCCGGGTGATCACCGAGTCGGTGCCCGGCGTGCGCTCGGCCACGCTGGGGCTGTGGGTCGGGATCGGTTCCCGCGACGAGCAGCCCACTGTGGCCGGAGCGGCCCACTACCTGGAACACCTCCTGTTCAAGGGCACCCGGCGACGCGACGCGACCCGGATCGCCGAGGAGATCGACGCGGTCGGCGGGGAGATGAACGCCTTCACCTCCAAGGAGCACACGTGCTTCTACGCGCAGGTGCTCGACGAGGACCTCGAACTGGCGATGGATCTCATCACCGATGTCGTGTTCCAGGCGACCTGCGCGGACGCCCACGTGGACACCGAGCGGCGGGTGGTGCTCGAGGAGATCGCCATGCGCGACGACGACCCCGAGGACCTGCTACAGGAGATGTTCGCGGAGACGATCATGCCCCGGCATCCGCTCGGGCGGTCGGTGCTCGGCACGGAGCAGTCGGTCACGGAAATGACACCGTCGTCGCTTCGGGGTTTCTACCGCCGCCGTTACCGTCCACATCGGATGGTGCTGGCGGTCGCGGGCAACGTCGAGCACGACGACGTGGTACGCCTCGTCCGCTCGGCGCTGCGTGACCGGTTGTCCGGCTCGGAGGCGCCTGCGCCCCCGAGAGCGGGCAGGGCCAGGTTCGGCCGCTCACCCCGGGTGGCGCTGCACAGCGACGACACCGAGCAGGCACACCTGATGCTGGGGGTGCGGGTGCCGGGGAGGCACGACGAGCGGCGGTACACGCTGTCCGTGCTGAACGCCGCGCTCGGCGGCGGGATGAGTTCGCGGTTGTTCCAGGAGATCCGCGAGCGAAGGGGACTGGCGTACCAGGTGTACTCGTCGGTGGCGGGTTACGCCGACGCGGGACACCTCGACGTGTACGTGGGTTGCCAGCCCGACCGGCTCGGTGAGGTGGCCGGCGTCGTCGGCGAGGTCCTCGCCGACGTGGCCGAACACGGGCTCACCGAGGCGGAGGTTGCCAGGGCGAAGGGGCAGCTGCGAGGAGGTCTGGTCCTCGGCCTGGAGGACACCGCCTCCCGGATGTTCCGGCTCGGCAAGAACGAGTTGAACTACGGTCAGTACCAGAGCGTGGACGACACCGTGGCCCGCATCGACGCGGTCACCGCCCAGGATGTGGCCAGCCTCGCCCGCACATTGCTGAGGAGGCCGGGTGGCCGGTCGGCGTCGGCTGTGGTCGGTCCGTACGCTCACACCGACGAGCTTCCCGACGAACTGCACGAGGTGATGGCATGA
- a CDS encoding MATE family efflux transporter codes for MTDTIRHRVPARQVWRLAVPALGVLAAEPLYVLVDTAVVGHLGALPLAGLALGGTLLSLLSTQLTFLSYGTTSRTARLYGAGRRAEAVGEGVQATWLALAVGVVVLVVGQVLAEPVAMAMSGDTAVAERTVSWLRIALFGAPLILVTMAGNGWMRGVQDTMRPLRYVLAGNALSAVLCPVLVYPVGWGLEGSAVANVVAQTVSATLFLLALAREGSLARPDLVVMRGQLRLGRDLVLRSLAFQACFVSATAVAARTSTEAVGAHQVVWQLWTFLSLVLDSVAIAAQSLVGAALGARDARRARGIAAQIVTYGLVFGCVLGVVFAAAYPVLPHVFTTDAGVLATIPQAWWFFVALQPVAGVVFALDGVLLGAGDAAFLRTATLGSAMLGYLPLIWVSLALGWGLLGIWTGLTVFMLLRLVFVVVRWRSGRWATEGV; via the coding sequence ATGACTGACACGATCCGGCACCGCGTTCCCGCCAGGCAGGTGTGGCGGCTCGCCGTGCCCGCGCTCGGGGTGCTGGCGGCGGAACCGCTCTACGTGCTCGTGGACACCGCCGTGGTCGGTCATCTCGGCGCGCTGCCACTCGCCGGTCTCGCGCTCGGCGGAACCCTGCTGTCACTGCTGTCCACGCAGCTGACCTTCCTGTCCTACGGCACGACGTCGCGCACCGCCCGGCTGTACGGCGCGGGACGGCGCGCCGAGGCCGTCGGCGAGGGTGTGCAGGCGACGTGGCTCGCGCTCGCGGTCGGCGTCGTGGTGCTCGTCGTGGGGCAGGTGCTGGCCGAACCCGTCGCGATGGCGATGTCGGGGGACACCGCCGTCGCCGAGCGGACGGTGTCGTGGCTGCGCATCGCCCTGTTCGGCGCTCCGCTGATCCTCGTCACGATGGCGGGCAACGGCTGGATGCGCGGCGTGCAGGACACGATGCGCCCGCTGCGCTACGTCCTGGCGGGCAACGCGCTGTCGGCCGTTTTGTGTCCGGTGCTCGTGTACCCCGTCGGCTGGGGTCTTGAGGGCTCCGCCGTCGCCAACGTCGTCGCGCAGACCGTGTCGGCGACCCTGTTCCTGCTGGCGCTGGCGCGGGAGGGCAGCCTCGCCAGGCCCGACCTCGTGGTGATGCGCGGCCAGCTGCGGCTGGGCCGCGACCTCGTGCTGCGGAGCCTGGCGTTCCAGGCGTGTTTCGTGTCCGCCACGGCGGTGGCCGCGCGCACGTCCACCGAGGCCGTCGGCGCGCACCAGGTGGTGTGGCAGCTCTGGACGTTCCTGTCGCTTGTGCTCGACTCCGTCGCCATCGCGGCGCAGTCGCTCGTGGGTGCGGCGCTCGGTGCGCGCGATGCGCGGCGGGCGCGGGGGATCGCCGCGCAGATCGTCACCTACGGGCTGGTATTCGGCTGCGTGCTGGGGGTGGTGTTCGCGGCGGCGTACCCGGTGCTGCCGCACGTGTTCACCACCGACGCCGGGGTGCTCGCCACCATCCCGCAGGCCTGGTGGTTCTTCGTGGCGCTGCAACCCGTGGCTGGGGTGGTGTTCGCGCTGGACGGTGTTCTCCTCGGCGCGGGTGACGCCGCGTTCCTGCGCACGGCGACGCTGGGCAGCGCCATGCTCGGGTACCTGCCGCTGATCTGGGTGTCACTGGCCCTCGGCTGGGGACTCCTCGGGATCTGGACGGGACTGACGGTGTTCATGCTGCTGCGCCTGGTGTTCGTGGTGGTGCGGTGGCGTTCGGGCCGCTGGGCCACGGAAGGGGTGTAG
- a CDS encoding polyribonucleotide nucleotidyltransferase, which translates to MTEFSGTAAPAVHETEAVIDNGRFGSRTVRFETGRLARQAAGAVVAYLDDETMLLSATTASKQPKEQFDFFPLTVDVEERMYAAGRIPGAFFRREGRPSTDAILTCRLIDRPLRPSFADGLRNEIQIVVTVQSLHPDDPYDVLAINAASASTQLGGLPFSGPIGGVRVALIEDQWVAFPTWKQLELATFNMVVAGRIVGDRPEDVAIMMVEAEGTENTLHLIAEGATAPTEQTVAQGLDAAKPFIRVLCEAQQRLADAAAKPVGDFPVFPAYQTDAFDAVAAIATEDLAKALTIAGKQDREDAIDEVKSAVLERVGLGEGEAFEGRDKEIGAAFRALTKKLIRQRILRDKVRIDGRGVTDIRQLSAEVSVVPRAHGSALFERGETQILGVTTLNMLRMEQQLDTLSPETTKRYLHHYNFPPFSTGETGRVGTPKRREIGHGMLAERALVPVLPKREEFPYAIRQVSEALGSNGSTSMGSVCASTMSLFNAGVPLKAPVAGIAMGLVSDEVEGETQYVALTDILGAEDAFGDMDFKVAGTRDVITALQLDTKLDGIPSDVLAAALNQARDARLTILEVMAEAIDRPDEMSPYAPRVTSVKVPVDKIGEVIGPKGKMINSITEETGADISIEDDGTIYVGAADGPSAEAAIDKINAIANPQLPKVGERFLGTVVKTAAFGAFVSLLPGKDGLVHISKLGGGKRIDKVEDVVNVGDKLRVEIADIDSRGKISLIVVKDEDEQGGAAEPAAPAAESPAAETSAAGTSDEDTAKADKGERGARSDRPRQRTRRGGRSRGSDRERTEKADKQAGEGGPADVE; encoded by the coding sequence ATGACTGAATTCAGCGGTACAGCCGCACCAGCCGTCCACGAGACGGAAGCCGTGATCGACAACGGACGGTTCGGAAGCCGCACCGTCCGGTTCGAGACCGGAAGGCTCGCCAGGCAGGCCGCGGGGGCCGTCGTCGCCTATCTCGACGACGAGACGATGCTGCTGTCGGCGACCACCGCGTCCAAGCAGCCAAAGGAACAGTTCGACTTCTTCCCGCTCACGGTGGACGTCGAGGAGCGGATGTACGCGGCAGGGCGTATTCCGGGCGCGTTCTTCCGCAGGGAGGGCCGCCCGTCAACGGACGCGATCCTCACCTGCCGGTTGATCGACCGCCCGCTGCGTCCTTCGTTCGCCGACGGGCTGCGCAACGAGATCCAGATCGTCGTCACGGTGCAGAGCCTGCACCCGGACGACCCCTACGACGTGCTCGCGATCAACGCCGCGTCGGCCTCCACCCAGCTCGGCGGGCTGCCGTTCTCCGGTCCGATCGGCGGCGTGCGCGTCGCGCTGATCGAGGACCAGTGGGTGGCGTTCCCGACGTGGAAGCAGCTTGAGCTGGCCACGTTCAACATGGTCGTGGCAGGCCGCATCGTGGGCGACCGGCCCGAGGACGTCGCGATCATGATGGTCGAGGCCGAGGGCACCGAGAACACGCTGCACCTGATCGCCGAGGGCGCCACGGCACCCACGGAGCAGACGGTGGCGCAGGGCCTCGACGCGGCGAAGCCGTTCATTCGCGTGCTGTGCGAGGCGCAGCAGCGCCTTGCCGACGCCGCCGCGAAGCCGGTCGGTGACTTCCCGGTGTTCCCGGCCTACCAGACCGACGCCTTCGACGCGGTCGCGGCCATCGCCACTGAGGACCTCGCCAAGGCGCTCACCATCGCGGGCAAGCAGGACCGCGAGGACGCCATCGACGAGGTCAAGAGCGCCGTGCTGGAGCGTGTCGGTCTCGGTGAGGGCGAGGCGTTCGAGGGCCGCGACAAGGAGATCGGCGCCGCGTTCAGGGCGCTGACCAAGAAGCTGATCCGGCAGCGCATCCTCCGCGATAAGGTGCGGATCGACGGCCGTGGGGTCACTGACATCCGTCAGCTCTCGGCCGAGGTCTCCGTGGTGCCGAGGGCACACGGTTCGGCGCTGTTCGAGCGCGGTGAGACCCAGATCCTCGGGGTCACCACGCTGAACATGCTCCGCATGGAGCAGCAGCTCGACACGCTGTCGCCGGAGACGACGAAGCGCTACCTGCACCACTACAACTTCCCGCCCTTCTCCACGGGCGAGACCGGCAGGGTCGGCACCCCGAAGCGCCGCGAGATCGGCCACGGGATGCTGGCGGAGCGCGCGCTCGTGCCGGTGCTGCCCAAGCGCGAGGAGTTCCCCTACGCCATCCGGCAGGTCTCCGAAGCCCTCGGGTCCAACGGGTCCACCTCGATGGGTTCGGTGTGCGCGTCCACGATGAGCCTCTTCAACGCGGGTGTGCCGCTGAAGGCTCCGGTGGCGGGCATCGCGATGGGGCTCGTGTCGGACGAGGTCGAGGGCGAGACGCAGTACGTGGCGCTCACCGACATCCTTGGAGCTGAGGACGCCTTCGGTGACATGGACTTCAAGGTGGCGGGCACCAGGGACGTCATCACGGCGTTGCAGCTCGACACCAAGCTGGACGGCATCCCGTCGGACGTCCTCGCCGCGGCGCTCAACCAGGCCCGCGACGCGCGGCTCACGATCCTGGAGGTCATGGCCGAGGCCATCGACAGGCCGGACGAGATGAGCCCGTACGCGCCGCGCGTCACGAGTGTGAAGGTTCCGGTGGACAAGATCGGCGAGGTCATCGGCCCGAAGGGCAAGATGATCAACTCGATCACCGAGGAGACCGGCGCCGACATCTCCATCGAGGACGACGGCACGATCTACGTGGGTGCCGCCGACGGCCCCTCGGCCGAGGCCGCGATCGACAAGATCAACGCCATCGCCAACCCGCAGCTGCCGAAGGTCGGCGAGCGATTCCTCGGCACCGTCGTGAAGACGGCGGCGTTCGGTGCGTTCGTGTCGCTGCTGCCCGGCAAGGACGGTCTCGTCCACATCTCCAAGCTCGGCGGCGGCAAGCGCATCGACAAGGTCGAGGACGTCGTCAACGTCGGTGACAAGCTGCGCGTGGAGATCGCCGACATCGACAGCCGAGGCAAGATCAGCCTGATCGTCGTCAAGGATGAGGACGAGCAGGGTGGCGCGGCGGAGCCCGCGGCCCCGGCTGCCGAAAGCCCGGCTGCCGAGACCTCGGCTGCCGGGACCTCGGACGAGGACACGGCGAAGGCCGACAAGGGCGAGCGGGGCGCGCGGTCCGACCGCCCGCGCCAGCGGACCCGCCGTGGAGGCCGCAGCCGTGGCAGTGACAGGGAGCGCACCGAGAAGGCCGACAAGCAGGCAGGCGAGGGCGGCCCCGCCGACGTCGAGTAA
- the rpsO gene encoding 30S ribosomal protein S15, with amino-acid sequence MALTTEEKKSILAEYGLHESDTGSPEAQVALLTKRIIGLTEHLKMHKHDHHSRRGLLLLVGRRRRLLNYLMRVDIARYRSLIQRLGLRR; translated from the coding sequence GTGGCGCTGACCACCGAAGAGAAGAAGTCGATCCTGGCGGAGTACGGGCTCCACGAGTCCGACACGGGATCGCCGGAGGCCCAGGTGGCCCTGCTGACGAAGCGGATCATCGGTCTCACCGAGCACCTCAAGATGCACAAGCACGACCACCACTCGCGTCGTGGCCTGTTGCTGCTGGTCGGCCGCCGCCGCCGGCTGCTCAACTACCTGATGCGCGTGGATATCGCGCGGTACCGGTCGCTGATTCAGCGGCTCGGCCTGCGTCGATGA